The Ornithodoros turicata isolate Travis unplaced genomic scaffold, ASM3712646v1 ctg00001143.1, whole genome shotgun sequence genome window below encodes:
- the LOC135376530 gene encoding zinc finger protein 431-like isoform X1, which produces MKEETRYARVLELSRSIPSDSQLQEEMQLPPEMSGQPVRVKSEPPDVACLPEESQMQQQHHDESPSAADACGVTARMCRIKEEPREESSNEQPIIEVKTEPYNVAVLKEEDQIGHNSDSTSEDASDSTDTLHIKDKPRRTCEQEYSGYPSSYAQFKISTTTVELQLDSTALVATNDRHAEQHRDQSKPCALASLSKASLECHRFADCHNESEKCSTTPPSDVQLGGMGSGCNTCPSAFSWSAGDENHMASEFSMSWNLQQHKRPYSCKKPYKCDVCPAEFTRNAHLEQHKRTHTGDKPYKCSVCPAEFSQRGNLQRHQCTHTGEKPYMCNVCHAEFILIGHLQQHKRRHTGEKPYECDVCPAVFSHSGSLQQHKRTHTGEKPYKCDVCHTKFSQSGSLQKHMRTHTGEKPYKCDVCHAEFSQSGNLQQHMLTHTGEKPYKCDVCHAEFSQSGNLQQHMLTHTGEKPYKCDICPAECSRGADLQKHMRTHTGEKPYKCVLCPAMFRQRSTLSRHKRTHTGEKPYKCDVCHAELSLRGTLQQHKRTHTGDKPYKCDVCHAELSLRGTLQQHKRTHTGDKPYKCDVCHAEFSLRGTLEQHKRTHTGDKPYKCDVCHAELSLRGTLEQHKRTHTGDKPYKCDVCHAEFSLRGTLEQHKRTHTGDKPYKCDVCHAELSLRGTLEQHKRTHTGDKPYKCDVCHGEFSLRGNLQKHMRTHTSEKPYKCDLCPAMYRQRRALSRHKRTHTGEEP; this is translated from the exons ATGAAGGAAGAGACAAGATATGCTCGTGTCTTGGAGTTATCACGTTCCATCCCCTCAGATTCACAACTCCAAGAAGAAATGCAGCTCCCACCAGAGATGAGTGGTCAGCCCGTGAGAGTGAAGTCGGAACCACCTGATGTTGCATGCCTGCCAGAAGAGAGCCAGATGCAGCAACAGCATCACGACGAGTCTCCATCAGCAGCTGATGCTTGTG GAGTTACGGCTCGGATGTGTCGCATTAAAGAAGAGCCTCGAGAGGAATCTTCGAATGAACAACCAATCATAGAAGTGAAGACAGAGCCTTATAATGTTGCCGTCTTGAAGGAAGAGGACCAGATAGGACACAACTCCGATTCAACATCGGAAG ATGCAAGCGACAGCACTGATACGCTCCATATTAAGGACAAGCCCAGACGCACTTGTGAACAAGAATACTCAGGTTACCCTTCTTCATATGCACAGTTCAAGATCAGCACAACAACGGTTGAACTGCAGCTCGACAGCACTGCACTAGTCGCTACGAACGATCGACACGCTGAGCAACATAGGGACCAAAGCAAGCCGTGTGCACTTGCATCCCTGTCGAAAGCCAGCCTCGAATGCCACAGGTTTGCAGACTGTCACAACGAGTCTGAAAAGTGTTCCACTACTCCTCCATCGGATGTTCAGCTGGGAGGGATGGGTTCTGGGTGCAACACTTGTCCCTCTGCATTCTCGTGGTCTGCAGGAGACGAGAACCACATGGCTTCAGAGTTCAGCATGAGctggaacctacagcagcacaagaggCCATATTCATgcaagaagccatacaagtgcgatgtctgccctgcggagttcacaAGGAATGCTCACCTggagcagcacaagcggacacacacaggcgataagccatacaagtgcagtGTCTGCCCTGCTGAGTTCAGCCAGCGCGGGAACCTACAGCGTCACCAGTgcacacacacgggcgagaagccatacatgtGCAATgtctgccatgcagagttcatcCTGATTGggcacctacagcagcacaagcggagacacacgggtgagaagccatacgagtgtgatgtctgccctgcagtgtTCAGCCACAGCGGGagcctacagcagcacaagcggacacacactggcgagaagccatacaaatgcGATGTTTGCCACAcgaagttcagccagagcgggagCCTACAGAAGCACATGCGgacgcacacgggcgagaagccatacaagtgcgatgtctgccatgcagagttcagccagagcggtaacctacagcagcacatgctgacgcacacaggcgagaagccatacaagtgcgatgtctgccatgcagagttcagccagagcggtaacctacagcagcacatgctgacgcacacaggcgagaagccatacaagtgcgatatctGCCCTGCGGAGTGCAGCAGGGGCGCGGACCTACAGAAGCACATGCGGACACATactggagagaagccatacaagtgcgttCTCTGTCCTGCAATGTTCAGACAGCGCTCAACCTTGTcacgtcacaagcggacacacacgggcgagaagccatacaagtgcgatgtctgccacgcagagctcagcctgagagggaccctccagcagcacaagcggacacacacgggtgataagccatacaagtgcgatgtctgccacgcAGAGCTTAGCCTGAGAGGGACCCtccagcagcacaagcggacacacacgggtgataagccatacaagtgtgatgtctgccacgcagagttcagcctgagAGGGACCCTcgagcagcacaagcggacacacacgggtgataagccatacaagtgcgatgtctgccacgcAGAGCTCAGCCTGAGAGGGACCCTcgagcagcacaagcggacacacacgggtgataagccatacaagtgcgatgtctgccacgcagagttcagcctgagAGGGACCCTcgagcagcacaagcggacacacacgggtgataagccatacaagtgcgatgtctgccacgcAGAGCTCAGCCTGAGAGGGACCCTcgagcagcacaagcggacacacacgggtgataagccatacaagtgcgatgtctgccacgGAGAGTTCAGCCTGAGAGGGAACCTACAGAAGCACATGCGGACACACACgagcgagaagccatacaagtgtgatctctgtcctgcaatGTACAGACAGCGCAGAGCCTTGTcacgtcacaagcggacacacacgggtgaggagCCATAA
- the LOC135376539 gene encoding zinc finger protein 501-like, producing MQVRRDQVHLKKCQCSAVVCPEPRDLKKHMLMHREAQEKVLTPRGTCEYSGCSSSYAQFKISTTIVELQPDSTALFTMNDQLTERHRDQSKPCALASTSKTSLECHMFSHCHNESEKCSTTPPTNIQMGEKGSGCNIYPAAFSWYGSDKNHVVKHTDKRPHKSDVCPAEFSLSGNIQQHKRTDSCKKPHKCDECPAEFSRSAHLQQHKRIHTEFSLRGNLQQHKRTHTGEKPYKCDSCNAEFSQSGHLQQHKRTHTEFSQSGHLQQHKRTHTGEKPYKCDSCNAEFSLRGNLQQHKRTHTGEKPYKCDSCNTEFSQSGHLQQHKRTHTGEKPYKCDVCHAEFSQSWALQQHKRTHTGDKPYKCDVCHAEFSLRGNLQRHMRTHTCEKPYKCGICPAVFRQRSTLSCHKRTHTGEQP from the exons atgcaagtGCGCAGGGACCAAGTACACTTGAAAAAGTGCCAGTGCAGTGCTGTTGTGTGTCCTGAACCCAGAGACCTGAAGAAGCACATGCTAATGCACAGAGAG GCGCAGGAGAAAGTACTGACACCCAGAGGCACTTGTGAATACTCAGGTTGCAGTTCTTCATATGCACAGTTCAAGATCAGCACAACAATAGTAGAACTGCAGCCCGACAGCACTGCACTATTCACTATGAATGACCAACTAACTGAGCGACATCGAGACCAGAGCAAGCCGTGTGCACTTGCATCCACGTCGAAAACCAGCCTCGAATGCCACATGTTTTCACACTGTCACAATGAGTCTGAAAAGTGTTCCACTACTCCTCCAACGAATATTCAGATGGGAGAGAAGGGTTCTGGGTGTAACATCTATCCCGCTGCATTCTCGTGGTATGGAAGTGACAAGAACCATGTGGTGAAGCATACTGACAAGAGGCCACACAAGAGTGatgtctgtcctgcagagtttaGCCTGAGCGGGAacatacagcagcacaagcggacagaTTCATGcaagaagccacacaagtgtgatgagtgccctgcagagttcagccggagTGCTCATCTGCAGCAGCACAAGAGGATACACACAG agttcagcctgagagggaacctacagcagcacaagcggacacacacgggtgagaagccatacaagtgcgattcCTGCaacgcagagttcagccagagcgggcatctacagcagcacaagcggacacacacgg AGTTTAGCCAGAGTGGGCATCTACAACAGCACAAGCgtacacacacgggtgagaagccatacaagtgcgattcCTGCAacgcagagttcagcctgagagggaacctacagcagcacaagcggacacacacgggtgagaagccatacaagtgcgattcCTGCAACACAGAGTTTAGCCAGAGTGGGCATCTACAACAGCACAAGCgtacacacacgggtgagaagccatacaagtgcgatgtctgccacgcagagttcagccagagctgggccctacagcagcacaagcgaacacacacgggtgataagccatacaagtgcgatgtctgccacgcagagttcagcctgagAGGGAACCTACAGCGGCACATGCGGACACACACgtgcgagaagccatacaagtgcggtatctgtcctgcagtgttcagaCAGCGCTCAACCTTGTCatgtcacaagcggacacacacgggtgagcaGCCATAA
- the LOC135376531 gene encoding zinc finger protein 233-like encodes MSLKSVLLLLQQMFRWERRRVRRVSLCILTVCQPREPRHVSKRTDEKTYMCGLCPAEFIQGTHLQRHKMMHTGENPWKCDLCPAEFNRNAHLRLHKRTHNGEKPYKCDVCPAKFRRSSDMQRRKRTRTGEKPYKCDVCRAKFSRSGHLRDHKRTHTGEKPYKCDLCPAEFIQSTHLQHHKKKHMGEKPCKCDVCPAEFIQRSNLQCHKRTHTGEKPYKCGVCPAEFSRSGHLRDHKRTHT; translated from the coding sequence ATGAGTCTGAAAAGTGTCCTGCTACTCCTCCAGCAAATGTTCAGATGGGAGAGGAGGCGGGTGCGACGTGTGTCCCTCTGCATCCTCACAGTCTGTCAGCCACGAGAACCACGCCACGTTTCGAAGCGTACTGATGAGAAGACATACATGTGCggtctctgtcctgcagagttcatccAGGGCACACACCTGCAGCGCCACAAGATGATGCACACTGGCGAGAATCCATggaagtgcgatctctgtcctgcagagttcaaccGGAATGCGCATCTACGGctgcacaagcggacacacaatggggagaagccatacaagtgtgacgtcTGCCCTGCAAAGTTCCGCCGGAGCAGTGACATGCAGCGCCGTAAGAGGACACGCAccggtgagaagccatacaagtgcgatgtctgtcGTGCAAAGTTCAGCCGGAGCGGGCACCTACGGGACCACAAGAGGACACACactggcgagaagccatacaagtgtgacctctgtcctgcagagttcatccAGAGTACGCACCTGCAGCATCACAAGAAGAAACACATGGGcgagaagccatgcaagtgcgatgtctgccctgcagagttcatccAGAGAAGTAACCTGCAGTGTCATAAGAGGACACACactggtgagaagccatacaagtgtggtgtctgccctgcggagttcagccggaGCGGGCACCTACGGGaccacaagcggacacacacttga
- the LOC135376530 gene encoding zinc finger protein 883-like isoform X2, whose protein sequence is MQLPPEMSGQPVRVKSEPPDVACLPEESQMQQQHHDESPSAADACGVTARMCRIKEEPREESSNEQPIIEVKTEPYNVAVLKEEDQIGHNSDSTSEDASDSTDTLHIKDKPRRTCEQEYSGYPSSYAQFKISTTTVELQLDSTALVATNDRHAEQHRDQSKPCALASLSKASLECHRFADCHNESEKCSTTPPSDVQLGGMGSGCNTCPSAFSWSAGDENHMASEFSMSWNLQQHKRPYSCKKPYKCDVCPAEFTRNAHLEQHKRTHTGDKPYKCSVCPAEFSQRGNLQRHQCTHTGEKPYMCNVCHAEFILIGHLQQHKRRHTGEKPYECDVCPAVFSHSGSLQQHKRTHTGEKPYKCDVCHTKFSQSGSLQKHMRTHTGEKPYKCDVCHAEFSQSGNLQQHMLTHTGEKPYKCDVCHAEFSQSGNLQQHMLTHTGEKPYKCDICPAECSRGADLQKHMRTHTGEKPYKCVLCPAMFRQRSTLSRHKRTHTGEKPYKCDVCHAELSLRGTLQQHKRTHTGDKPYKCDVCHAELSLRGTLQQHKRTHTGDKPYKCDVCHAEFSLRGTLEQHKRTHTGDKPYKCDVCHAELSLRGTLEQHKRTHTGDKPYKCDVCHAEFSLRGTLEQHKRTHTGDKPYKCDVCHAELSLRGTLEQHKRTHTGDKPYKCDVCHGEFSLRGNLQKHMRTHTSEKPYKCDLCPAMYRQRRALSRHKRTHTGEEP, encoded by the exons ATGCAGCTCCCACCAGAGATGAGTGGTCAGCCCGTGAGAGTGAAGTCGGAACCACCTGATGTTGCATGCCTGCCAGAAGAGAGCCAGATGCAGCAACAGCATCACGACGAGTCTCCATCAGCAGCTGATGCTTGTG GAGTTACGGCTCGGATGTGTCGCATTAAAGAAGAGCCTCGAGAGGAATCTTCGAATGAACAACCAATCATAGAAGTGAAGACAGAGCCTTATAATGTTGCCGTCTTGAAGGAAGAGGACCAGATAGGACACAACTCCGATTCAACATCGGAAG ATGCAAGCGACAGCACTGATACGCTCCATATTAAGGACAAGCCCAGACGCACTTGTGAACAAGAATACTCAGGTTACCCTTCTTCATATGCACAGTTCAAGATCAGCACAACAACGGTTGAACTGCAGCTCGACAGCACTGCACTAGTCGCTACGAACGATCGACACGCTGAGCAACATAGGGACCAAAGCAAGCCGTGTGCACTTGCATCCCTGTCGAAAGCCAGCCTCGAATGCCACAGGTTTGCAGACTGTCACAACGAGTCTGAAAAGTGTTCCACTACTCCTCCATCGGATGTTCAGCTGGGAGGGATGGGTTCTGGGTGCAACACTTGTCCCTCTGCATTCTCGTGGTCTGCAGGAGACGAGAACCACATGGCTTCAGAGTTCAGCATGAGctggaacctacagcagcacaagaggCCATATTCATgcaagaagccatacaagtgcgatgtctgccctgcggagttcacaAGGAATGCTCACCTggagcagcacaagcggacacacacaggcgataagccatacaagtgcagtGTCTGCCCTGCTGAGTTCAGCCAGCGCGGGAACCTACAGCGTCACCAGTgcacacacacgggcgagaagccatacatgtGCAATgtctgccatgcagagttcatcCTGATTGggcacctacagcagcacaagcggagacacacgggtgagaagccatacgagtgtgatgtctgccctgcagtgtTCAGCCACAGCGGGagcctacagcagcacaagcggacacacactggcgagaagccatacaaatgcGATGTTTGCCACAcgaagttcagccagagcgggagCCTACAGAAGCACATGCGgacgcacacgggcgagaagccatacaagtgcgatgtctgccatgcagagttcagccagagcggtaacctacagcagcacatgctgacgcacacaggcgagaagccatacaagtgcgatgtctgccatgcagagttcagccagagcggtaacctacagcagcacatgctgacgcacacaggcgagaagccatacaagtgcgatatctGCCCTGCGGAGTGCAGCAGGGGCGCGGACCTACAGAAGCACATGCGGACACATactggagagaagccatacaagtgcgttCTCTGTCCTGCAATGTTCAGACAGCGCTCAACCTTGTcacgtcacaagcggacacacacgggcgagaagccatacaagtgcgatgtctgccacgcagagctcagcctgagagggaccctccagcagcacaagcggacacacacgggtgataagccatacaagtgcgatgtctgccacgcAGAGCTTAGCCTGAGAGGGACCCtccagcagcacaagcggacacacacgggtgataagccatacaagtgtgatgtctgccacgcagagttcagcctgagAGGGACCCTcgagcagcacaagcggacacacacgggtgataagccatacaagtgcgatgtctgccacgcAGAGCTCAGCCTGAGAGGGACCCTcgagcagcacaagcggacacacacgggtgataagccatacaagtgcgatgtctgccacgcagagttcagcctgagAGGGACCCTcgagcagcacaagcggacacacacgggtgataagccatacaagtgcgatgtctgccacgcAGAGCTCAGCCTGAGAGGGACCCTcgagcagcacaagcggacacacacgggtgataagccatacaagtgcgatgtctgccacgGAGAGTTCAGCCTGAGAGGGAACCTACAGAAGCACATGCGGACACACACgagcgagaagccatacaagtgtgatctctgtcctgcaatGTACAGACAGCGCAGAGCCTTGTcacgtcacaagcggacacacacgggtgaggagCCATAA